The Tessaracoccus aquimaris sequence CGGGCCAGCCCGCCATGGAGCATCCGTCGCTGTTCCACTTCACGACGATCGGCTTCATCACGCTCGCCGTCGTCGCGGTGGGTGTCGCCATCGGCTGGTTCCTGCACAAGGGCACCATCGCCTCGGTGCAGCCCGCCACGAAGAACCCGCTCGTCATCGCGGGACGCAACGACCTGTACGGCGACGCGTTCAACGAGTACGCCGTCATCCGCCCGACGATCGGCACCGCCGACGCGTTGGCCACGCTCGACCACGCCGTGGTCGACGGGGCTGCCCGCGGATCCGCCACAGTCGCCTCCGGGCTCGGCGTGTGGCTACGCAAGGCCCAGAACGGCTATGTGCGCACCTACGGCCTGACCCTCGGGGTCGGGATCGTGGTCCTCGCGGCCGTCATGCTGCTCGGGCACCTGGGCTAAGGAGAACTTGAGAGACATGTCACTGATTCTGACCATCCTCGCCCTGCTGCCGATCCTCGGCGCGGTGGTGGTGTTCCTCCTGAAGGGCCAGGTGGCCCGCGTCGTCGGCTACGGCATCGCGCTCACCACCGCGATCCTCGGCGTGCTCGCCTTCGTGCTCAGCACGCAGGGCGCCGCGCTGTCGGTCGACCTGAACTGGATCCCCGTGATCGGCGCGCACTACGCGCTCGGTCTCGACGGGATCAGCGCCCTGCTTGTCCTGATGACCGTCATCATCGTCCCCGTCGTGCTGCTCGCCGAGTGGCACGTCGGCGACGACGAGGGCGCGCGGTGGGGGAGCAACGTCTTCTTCGGGCTGGCGCTGCTGCTGCAGGGCTTCGCGCTCTTCGTGTTCATGGCCGAGGACGTGCTGCTGTTCTACATCGCCTTCGAGGCGACGCTGATCCCCACGTACTTCCTGATCGCAGGCTACGGCGGCCCGAAGCGTCGCCAGGCCGCGATCAAGTTCCTGATCTACTCGCTGGTCGGCGGCCTCGTGATGCTCGTCGCGGTGGCCGGCCTGTACGCCGTGTCCGCCTCCGCGGGCAACCCGAGCTTCCTGATCAGCGATCTGGCGGCCCTCGACATGGGCACCAACATCGGCCGCTGGCTGTTCGCGGGCTTCTTCTTCGCGTTCGCCGTGAAGGCGCCGTTGGCGGGCCTGCACACCTGGCTGCCCGACGCGGCAGAACAGTCCACGCCCGGTACCTCGACGCTGCTTGTCGGCATCCTCGACAAGATCGGCACCTTCGGCATGATCAAGATCTGCCTGTGGATCTTCCCGGAGGCCTCGCAGTGGGCCACCCCGGTGATCCTGATCTGGGCGATCGTGTCTGTCATCTACGGCGCGCTGCTCGCGATCCAGTCGAAGGACCTGCTGCGCCTGGTGTCCTACACCTCGATCAGCCACTTCGGTTTCATGGTGTTCGGCATCTTCGCCCTCACCACGCAGTCGCTCAGCGGTTCGATCTTCTACATGCTCAACCACGGCCTGTCGACCGCGGCCATGTTCCTCGTCGTCGGATTCATGATCCGTCGCCGCGGCACCGCCGACATCGACGCCTACGGTGGCGTCCAGAAGGTCGCCCCGGTGCTTGCTGGTGTGCTGCTGATCTCCGGCCTGACGGCGCTCGCGCTGCCCGGCATGGGCAGCTTCGTGTCCGAGTTCCTCGTGATGGCGGGCTCGTGGCAGCGCTACCCGATCCACACGGCCGTCATCACGCTCGGCACCGTGCTCGCCGCCGTCTATGTGCTTCGGATGTACCTACGCACCATGACCGGCCCGGTCACGGAGCAGGTCGAAACCCACGTCACGACAGACCTCTCGCTTCGTGAGAAGGCGGTCGTCGCACCCCTGCTCATCCTCCTGATCGCGTTCGGCTTCTTCCCGAAGCCGGTCCTCTCGGTGGCCGATGACTCGGCCCGCGACACGATGGTGAAGGTCGGCGTGAGCGATCCCGCGCCGCAGGTCCAGGAAGGCAACCGATGATCAACCTGTTGGAGACTCTCCCGAACATCCCGGCGGTCAGCCCGGAGTGGATGGCGCTGTCGCCGCTCCTGGTGCTGCTGGGGGTCGGCTGCCTCGGCATCGTGCTCGAGGCGGTGCTTCCGCGTGAGGTCCGCTACCTGGTCCAGTCCGCGGTCGCGCTGCTCGGCGTCATCGCCGCCCTGGCCCTGACCATCCTGAACTGGATGGACCGCGCCCCCGCGATCGTCGCGGAGGGCCTGATCGCCATCGACGGGCCGACCAACGTGTTCTGGTCGATCCTGCTCGTCACCGGCCTCGGCGGCGTCGCGCTGTTCGCGGAGCGGGGACTCGGCAACGGCCGCTCGGCCTTCGCGTCCTCCGCGTCGACGGTTCCCGGTTCGCCGCTCGAGCGGGAGGCCGACCGCCTCCGCCGCGAGCACACCGAGATCTTCCCGCTGCTGATGTTCGCGCTGTTCGGAATGATGCTGTTCGCGTCGTCGAACAACCTGCTCGTGCTGTTCGTCGCCGTCGAGATCTTCTCGCTGCCGCTGTACCTGCTGACCGGGATGGCGCGCCGCCGCCGCCTGCTCAGCCAGGAGGCCGCGCTGAAGTACTTCCTGCTCGGCTCGCTCGCCTCTGCGATCATGCTCTACGGCATCGCGCTGCTCTACGGCTACTCCGGTGGCCTGCAACTCTCCGACGTCGACACGGCCATCTCGATGGGCATCGGTAGCCAGTGGCTGCTGCTCGCGGGCCTGCTGCTCGTCTCGGTCGGCGTGCTGTTCAAGATCGGCGCCGTCCCGTTCCACGCCTGGACGCCGGACGTCTACATGGGCGCCCCGACGCCCGTCACCGCGTTCATGGCGGTCGCCACCAAGACCGCCGCCGTCGGCGGCCTGCTGCGCGTCTTCTACGTCGCGCTCGGCGGAGCCCAGTGGGACTGGCAGTTGCTGTTCTCGGTCGTTGCCGTCGCCACCATGCTGCTCGGCTCGACCGTCGCGCTTGCGCAGAACGACATCAAGCGACTCCTTGCCTACTCGTCCATCGCGCACGCAGGCTTCATCCTCGTCGGTGTGGTCGGCGCGGTGCAGGGCGGCGTCGGGATCCCCGTCTCGTCGGTCAGCGCCATCGCGTTCTACCTGCTCACCTACGGCATCGCGACGCTCGGCGCGTTCGCGATCGTCACCATGGTGCGCCGCGCGGGCGGCGAGGCAAACAGCCTCGACGCGTGGAAGGGCCTCGGCAGGCGTAACCCGTTCATCGCGGTGCTGATGACGCTGTTCATGCTGAGCTTCGCAGGCATCCCGCCGACGGCGGGTTTCATCGGCAAGCTGACCGTGTTCTCGGCGGCCTGGGTGGGCGGCTACGGCTGGCTCGTCCTGGTGGCGCTGCTGACCTCGGCGATCGCTGCGTACTTCTACCTGAAGGTCATCGTCGCGATGTGGTTCCAGGAGGCGGACGAGGCGACCGTCGGCGAGGTCACCGACCCGTCGCTCTGGACCTGGATTGTGGTGGTCGTGTCGGCCGCGGCTACGCTGGTGCTCGGCCTGGTGCCGGGTGGCGTACTGACGCTGCTCGCCAACGCTGCCCAGTTCATCCGCTGACCGTTAGGGAGAGTGTGTCGTGGCGGAAGCCCCGCTTGAAGACCAGTTGACGGTGCTCCTCGACTCGTTCGAGGAGCGCCTGGTCGAGGTCGCAGTAGCGAGTTCGCCCTTCGTCACGGAGGCAGCCAGGCACATCATCTCCGCCGGCGGCAAGCGGTTCCGACCGCTCCTGGT is a genomic window containing:
- the nuoN gene encoding NADH-quinone oxidoreductase subunit NuoN, with product MINLLETLPNIPAVSPEWMALSPLLVLLGVGCLGIVLEAVLPREVRYLVQSAVALLGVIAALALTILNWMDRAPAIVAEGLIAIDGPTNVFWSILLVTGLGGVALFAERGLGNGRSAFASSASTVPGSPLEREADRLRREHTEIFPLLMFALFGMMLFASSNNLLVLFVAVEIFSLPLYLLTGMARRRRLLSQEAALKYFLLGSLASAIMLYGIALLYGYSGGLQLSDVDTAISMGIGSQWLLLAGLLLVSVGVLFKIGAVPFHAWTPDVYMGAPTPVTAFMAVATKTAAVGGLLRVFYVALGGAQWDWQLLFSVVAVATMLLGSTVALAQNDIKRLLAYSSIAHAGFILVGVVGAVQGGVGIPVSSVSAIAFYLLTYGIATLGAFAIVTMVRRAGGEANSLDAWKGLGRRNPFIAVLMTLFMLSFAGIPPTAGFIGKLTVFSAAWVGGYGWLVLVALLTSAIAAYFYLKVIVAMWFQEADEATVGEVTDPSLWTWIVVVVSAAATLVLGLVPGGVLTLLANAAQFIR
- a CDS encoding NADH-quinone oxidoreductase subunit M — protein: MSLILTILALLPILGAVVVFLLKGQVARVVGYGIALTTAILGVLAFVLSTQGAALSVDLNWIPVIGAHYALGLDGISALLVLMTVIIVPVVLLAEWHVGDDEGARWGSNVFFGLALLLQGFALFVFMAEDVLLFYIAFEATLIPTYFLIAGYGGPKRRQAAIKFLIYSLVGGLVMLVAVAGLYAVSASAGNPSFLISDLAALDMGTNIGRWLFAGFFFAFAVKAPLAGLHTWLPDAAEQSTPGTSTLLVGILDKIGTFGMIKICLWIFPEASQWATPVILIWAIVSVIYGALLAIQSKDLLRLVSYTSISHFGFMVFGIFALTTQSLSGSIFYMLNHGLSTAAMFLVVGFMIRRRGTADIDAYGGVQKVAPVLAGVLLISGLTALALPGMGSFVSEFLVMAGSWQRYPIHTAVITLGTVLAAVYVLRMYLRTMTGPVTEQVETHVTTDLSLREKAVVAPLLILLIAFGFFPKPVLSVADDSARDTMVKVGVSDPAPQVQEGNR